A window of the Halostella litorea genome harbors these coding sequences:
- a CDS encoding Na+/H+ antiporter — protein MTASGVETELIHLLSVFLIAGAVGVVVTKFVRIPYTIALLIAGFVASIAGVSVGIELTHDIILLVLLPPLLFEGAATTDLASFRENFPVIATLAIAGLVLSILFVGVAVRYVLGFPLLVALLFAAIILPTDPVSVLALFEEMGAPERLTVLVEGESLLNDGVGVVIFTALLSFVMSDVDPAALATPARLGRLLGDIAVASVGGAVVGGLAGYAVYRVMVGLDEHMTEIVLTVILVYGSFLLAEHYLGVSGVIATVVAGLFIGNRGREYAMSAQTKVSVFNTWATAAFIVNTFIFIVIGTQTPLVQIARHANLLVPALLIVLVGRAVVVYPLTELVNRTVLTQPVSREYQHVIVWSGLHASIPIALVLGLPPGTPLREEMRVMVFGIAGFGLVVQGLTIGRLVEHLGIATTSDEERLYQLLIGRARAVDAVLEEARALHEDNRIPDEVYEKFAVEYRSEKEQLDATIAELLDEHPEIRDRERTVAERHLLKHERSAVKTAELDGLLSSDVAAELMEEVNLKLDRLDRGESTVVASRSEEGYDEFWRAEARDHDVLADESRGPS, from the coding sequence GTGACCGCCTCGGGGGTCGAGACCGAACTGATCCACCTGTTGAGCGTGTTCCTCATCGCGGGCGCCGTCGGCGTTGTCGTCACCAAGTTCGTCCGCATTCCGTACACCATCGCGCTGCTCATCGCCGGGTTCGTCGCCTCGATAGCGGGCGTCTCGGTGGGGATCGAACTCACCCACGACATCATCCTCCTCGTCCTGTTGCCGCCGCTGCTGTTCGAGGGGGCGGCGACGACCGACCTGGCCTCCTTCCGCGAGAACTTCCCGGTGATCGCCACGCTCGCCATCGCCGGCCTCGTGCTGTCGATCCTGTTCGTCGGCGTCGCCGTCCGCTACGTGCTCGGGTTCCCGCTGCTCGTCGCGTTGCTGTTCGCCGCTATCATCCTCCCGACCGACCCCGTCTCCGTGCTCGCGCTGTTCGAGGAGATGGGCGCGCCCGAGCGGCTGACGGTGCTGGTCGAGGGGGAAAGCCTGCTCAACGACGGCGTCGGCGTCGTGATATTCACCGCTTTGCTCTCCTTCGTCATGTCGGACGTCGACCCAGCGGCGCTCGCGACGCCCGCGCGGCTCGGCCGGCTCCTCGGCGACATCGCCGTCGCGAGCGTCGGGGGTGCCGTCGTCGGCGGGCTCGCCGGCTACGCCGTCTACCGGGTGATGGTCGGGCTGGACGAGCACATGACCGAGATCGTCCTCACCGTCATCCTCGTGTACGGGAGCTTCCTCCTCGCCGAACACTACCTCGGGGTCAGCGGCGTCATCGCCACCGTCGTCGCCGGGCTGTTCATCGGCAACCGCGGCCGCGAGTACGCCATGAGCGCCCAGACGAAAGTGTCCGTGTTCAACACGTGGGCGACGGCGGCGTTCATCGTGAACACGTTCATCTTCATCGTGATCGGGACCCAGACGCCGCTCGTTCAGATCGCCCGCCACGCGAACCTGCTGGTCCCGGCGCTCCTGATCGTCCTCGTCGGCCGCGCCGTCGTCGTCTACCCGCTCACCGAACTCGTCAACCGGACGGTGCTGACCCAGCCCGTCTCCCGGGAGTACCAGCACGTCATCGTCTGGAGCGGCCTGCACGCCTCGATCCCCATCGCGCTGGTGCTCGGGCTCCCGCCGGGCACGCCGTTGCGCGAGGAGATGCGCGTGATGGTGTTCGGCATCGCCGGGTTCGGGCTGGTCGTCCAGGGGCTGACGATCGGGCGGCTGGTCGAGCACCTCGGCATCGCGACGACGAGCGACGAGGAGCGGCTCTACCAGTTGCTGATCGGACGCGCCCGGGCGGTCGACGCGGTGCTGGAGGAGGCGCGGGCGCTCCACGAGGACAACCGCATCCCCGACGAGGTGTACGAGAAGTTCGCGGTCGAGTACCGGTCGGAGAAGGAGCAACTGGACGCCACCATCGCCGAACTGCTCGACGAGCACCCGGAGATCCGCGACCGGGAGCGCACCGTCGCGGAGCGGCACCTGCTCAAACACGAGCGGAGCGCCGTGAAGACGGCCGAACTCGACGGCCTGCTGTCCTCGGACGTGGCGGCGGAGCTCATGGAGGAGGTCAACCTCAAGCTCGACCGGCTCGACCGCGGCGAGTCGACGGTGGTCGCCTCGCGCAGCGAGGAGGGGTACGACGAGTTCTGGCGCGCGGAGGCCCGCGACCACGACGTGCTCGCCGACGAGAGCCGAGGCCCGTCGTAA
- a CDS encoding aldo/keto reductase — MEYTTLGSTGTTVSELCFGTWRFGRETNGVVETDRGEAHELLDAAWDRGVNFIDTANVYGTPNGKSERFIGEWLEDYDREDFVLASKVYFPFDGWGEPGPNDSGLGRKHIRRQIEGTLDRLGTDYLDLYYIHRWDDDAPIEETLRTLNDLVREGKVHHLGASTMAAWQLTKALWTSDVEGVERFEVTQPLFHAAYRDDVVDYLDVCADQDLAVCPYSPLAGGFLTGKYERTDDGVEAPDDSRGAIDPRFDEYYVSARGWEVLDEIRAVADELDATPAQVALRWLIEQEKFTCVPIVGARTTDQLDENVGATDISLSDAQHDRIAEARYDEEGRRWGHRD, encoded by the coding sequence ATGGAGTACACGACCCTGGGTTCGACCGGGACGACGGTGTCGGAACTGTGCTTCGGGACGTGGCGGTTCGGCCGCGAGACCAACGGCGTCGTCGAGACGGACCGCGGGGAGGCCCACGAACTGCTCGACGCGGCGTGGGACCGCGGGGTCAACTTCATCGACACCGCCAACGTGTACGGCACGCCGAACGGCAAGAGCGAGCGGTTCATCGGCGAGTGGCTGGAGGACTACGACCGCGAGGACTTCGTGCTGGCCTCGAAGGTGTACTTCCCGTTCGACGGCTGGGGCGAGCCCGGGCCGAACGACTCCGGACTCGGGCGCAAGCACATCCGCCGGCAGATCGAGGGGACGCTGGACCGCCTCGGGACGGACTACCTCGACCTGTACTACATCCACCGCTGGGACGACGACGCGCCGATCGAGGAGACGCTCCGGACGCTGAACGACCTCGTGCGCGAGGGGAAGGTCCACCACCTCGGCGCGAGCACGATGGCCGCCTGGCAGCTCACCAAGGCGCTCTGGACGAGCGACGTGGAGGGAGTAGAGCGGTTCGAGGTGACCCAGCCCCTGTTCCACGCCGCCTACCGCGACGACGTGGTCGACTACCTCGACGTCTGCGCCGACCAGGACCTGGCGGTCTGCCCGTACTCGCCGCTGGCCGGCGGTTTCCTCACCGGCAAGTACGAGCGGACCGACGACGGGGTCGAGGCCCCCGACGACTCGCGGGGCGCCATCGACCCGCGGTTCGACGAGTACTACGTCTCCGCCCGCGGCTGGGAGGTGCTCGACGAGATCCGCGCCGTCGCCGACGAGCTGGACGCCACGCCCGCGCAGGTCGCGCTCCGCTGGCTGATCGAACAGGAGAAGTTCACCTGCGTCCCCATCGTCGGCGCGCGGACGACCGACCAGCTCGACGAGAACGTCGGCGCGACGGATATCTCGCTGTCCGACGCCCAGCACGACCGCATCGCCGAGGCCCGGTACGACGAGGAGGGCCGGCGCTGGGGCCACCGGGACTGA
- a CDS encoding gamma carbonic anhydrase family protein has product MDSRAYGFEGATPDVHDGARVSREATLVGDVRVGADASVWPGAVLRGDVAPVRVGREAHVGDTAVLHASAAGERAMIGHGAVLNDAVVADGALLGFNATVNSEVRVGEASIVASGTTVPEGYDIPAESFVRGVPATVTPLSETTIDPAEIFDAHSSGAYTDLAARHDDLFG; this is encoded by the coding sequence ATGGACAGCAGAGCGTACGGGTTCGAGGGGGCGACGCCCGACGTCCACGACGGCGCGCGGGTCAGCCGAGAGGCGACGCTGGTGGGTGACGTGCGGGTCGGGGCGGACGCGAGCGTCTGGCCGGGCGCGGTGCTGCGTGGCGACGTGGCGCCGGTCCGGGTCGGCCGGGAGGCCCACGTCGGCGACACGGCGGTGCTCCACGCGAGCGCGGCCGGCGAGCGCGCGATGATCGGGCACGGCGCCGTGCTGAACGACGCCGTCGTCGCGGACGGCGCGCTCCTCGGGTTCAACGCGACGGTCAACTCGGAGGTGCGCGTCGGCGAGGCGAGCATCGTCGCCTCGGGGACGACGGTGCCCGAGGGGTACGACATCCCGGCCGAGTCGTTCGTTCGCGGTGTCCCCGCCACGGTGACGCCGCTGTCCGAGACGACGATCGACCCGGCGGAGATATTCGACGCCCACTCCTCGGGGGCGTACACGGACCTGGCCGCGCGCCACGACGACCTCTTCGGGTAG
- a CDS encoding glutaredoxin family protein: MDEPTTVTVYTREDCHLCDDAIAAVRRASDDAARPVDVDVVDVDADDDLRERYGDRVPYVLVDGTPKFKFEVDEAALQEMIEAA; this comes from the coding sequence ATGGACGAGCCGACGACGGTCACGGTGTACACGCGGGAGGACTGTCACCTCTGTGACGACGCGATAGCGGCGGTGCGCCGGGCGAGCGACGACGCGGCGCGGCCCGTCGACGTGGACGTTGTCGACGTGGACGCGGACGACGACCTCCGCGAGCGCTACGGGGACCGGGTGCCGTACGTGCTGGTCGACGGGACGCCGAAGTTCAAGTTCGAGGTCGACGAGGCGGCGCTGCAGGAGATGATCGAGGCGGCGTGA